One stretch of Astatotilapia calliptera chromosome 3, fAstCal1.2, whole genome shotgun sequence DNA includes these proteins:
- the cysltr3 gene encoding cysteinyl leukotriene receptor 1, with protein sequence MSARQMSMTVATNNNTAKSHLACFHEDDAFKYIAYRYTYLLVFPVAFICNIGALAVFFRQSSRRRSASCVIMMNLAISDGSFSLTLPLRLAYYFNEGKWFFPDWMCRLCVFGFYVNLYTSILFLTLLSVLRWLAVAQPLRHRSLATPARTLWICLGVWVFVGGSSVPFLSNGVVHRNNATRCFEPETPKSWSIILVLNYVAVTFGFLIPFLTIIICYSKIIRQLTADSSPSGTNLASKNRTRNRRRSVHLVSMVTATFLLCFLPYHLVRSLHLHAVCNRWNCNILLALQRGVVVTLCLAASNSMVNPLLYYYSTRTFRENMREAHSSLLSSRGGSIKASSMKRRNTS encoded by the exons CACGACAGATGAGCATGACTGTTGCCACGAACAACAACACTGCAAAGTCCCACTTGGCATGCTTCCACGAAGATGATGCCTTCAAGTACATCGCGTACAGATACACATATCTGCTCGTGTTCCCTGTGGCGTTTATCTGCAACATCGGGGCGCTGGCGGTGTTCTTCAGGCAGAGCAGCCGCAG GAGGTCGGCCTCCTGTGTGATCATGATGAACCTCGCCATATCAGACGGCAGCTTCTCCCTGACCCTCCCGCTGCGATTGGCTTATTACTTTAATGAAGGGAAGTGGTTCTTCCCAGACTGGATGTGCCGACTGTGCGTCTTTGGCTTCTACGTCAACCTGTACACCAG CATCCTCTTCCTCACTCTGCTGAGCGTGCTGCGCTGGTTGGCTGTTGCTCAGCCACTCCGTCACCGCTCTTTAGCTACGCCTGCTCGAACCTTATGGATCTGCCTGGGAGTCTGGGTATTTGTGGGCGGATCCTCTGTGCCCTTCCTGTCCAATGGGGTTGTACATAG gAACAATGCAACTCGCTGCTTTGAGCCAGAAACCCCAAAGTCCTGGTCGATTATCCTGGTGTTAAACTACGTGGCGGTGACTTTTGGTTTCCTCATACCTTTCCTCACCATCATCATCTGCTACAGCAAAATCATTCGACAGCTAACGGCCGACTCGAGCCCTAGCGGCACCAACCTGGCCAGCAAGAATCGCACTCGCAACCGGAGGCGCTCGGTGCATTTGGTCAGCATGGTGACAGCGACCTTCCTGCTCTGCTTTCTGCCCTATCACCTGGTCCGCTCGCTCCACCTGCACGCTGTGTGCAACCGCTGGAACTGCAACATCTTGCTGGCCCTGCAGCGAGGGGTGGTGGTGACCCTGTGTCTGGCAGCGTCGAACAGCATGGTCAACCCGCTGCTGTATTACTACTCTACAAGGACGTTCAGGGAAAACATGAGGGAAGCCCACTCCTCACTGCTGTCCAGCAGAGGAGGGTCCATCAAAGCATCAAGCATGAAACGGAGGAACACCAGCTGA